A window of the Pararge aegeria chromosome 2, ilParAegt1.1, whole genome shotgun sequence genome harbors these coding sequences:
- the LOC120634683 gene encoding uncharacterized protein LOC120634683 has translation MARSLDDITKKCTDEDNVMDDDSEDPPGCLRRMVVWLRINPNLVMLKVTLFVMYGATASLLPYLTIHMQSIGLTVPEISFVYLALPFTTFLSPPITGFLVDRFGEYKPVVITALILNAAFHHSLLLIPHQETPGVMPSAYVMRHPIKRSVEIWWSPCPSRECPDEDEQVDFVLDRCIDHCMLSRPTERPEVDPADDKDDLDFHIEHKFHPPRLTNASYLNMTDDEEFNDAAFFLIEVHDDLGEPKEQLGIEMERDDNDTVTDFRSRFGEKLLLAQGVNITALDNEDLRCGGLVMLHNMTKLSQQRLESLSADCMVQKCDFRKGGPDICPPDYKESDDKTFYIYFFLRFMGTIMLSAGVTIMDPIALTMIQKYGGDFGRERLFSSIGMAIFSPITGMLIDMRSKQVGYTDYSAAFYTYDALLLISAITVAVMPLGAKLPADNLLHDLVNIIKMPHIIIFIFFLFALGNFWGFIESYLFLYLKELGAPNFLLGITVTVGTLSSIPFLYGADAITSRIGHVNVIIVAFFSHAARLVGYSFIENSWWCFPFEAMESLSVHLMWVAAATYCAMLAPKNLLATLIGVLGMAHFSLGRGSGSFGGGLLIASLGTREAFRYMGLIAFLGGVLYGLLHYFWLRKTAMTGIRDACDPDTESGEGDKLNGEPLRKDAETMVSLERLHIITRFNPLGSLHSLSRSSRARLSQGDINELCRSRSGSNSQRRCSNIEISPKTPQGSASKVDLLRSALEISHQQGKGHISNPVLSSQSRPTHQYKLANSAPKLTQRNNISQPALAEYDRRRDSIPEEAEEDRLTPAQKPAKTKSDNIPPPPTYDEATREKRKSWHSDDSAPT, from the exons ATGGCGAGATCGTTAGACGATATCACGAAAAAGTGCACCGACGAAGACAACGTTATGGACGACGACAGCGAAGACCCCCCAGGATGTCTCCGCAGGATGGTGGTTTGGTTAAGGATCAATCCGAATCTTGTTATGTTAAAAGTGACTCTATTTGTGATGTACGGTGCCACCGCATCTCTATTACCGTATTTGACGATTCATATGCAAAGTATAGGACTTACAGTGCCTGAAATTTCATTTGTGTATTTAGCTTTACCTTTCACTACATTTTTGAGTCCACCTATAACAG GATTTTTAGTTGATCGCTTCGGGGAGTATAAGCCTGTAGTTATCACGGCTCTTATCTTAAACGCAGCATTTCATCATTCCCTGCTGCTGATTCCACATCAAGAAACTCCTGGAGTAATGCCATCTGCCTATGTTATGCGCCATCCGATTAAAAGAAGCGTCGAG ATATGGTGGAGTCCCTGCCCTAGCAGAGAATGCCCTGACGAAGATGAGCAGGTCGATTTTGTTCTGGATCGATGCATTGACCATTGCATGTTATCCAGACCAACTGAACGTCCTGAGGTTGATCCAGCTGACGATAAAGATGATCTAGACTTTCATATAGAGCACAAATTTCATCCACCACGTCTTACCAACGCCAG TTACTTAAATATGACTGACGATGAGGAATTTAACGACGCAGCATTCTTTTTAATAGAAGTGCATGATGATTTAGGTGAACCAAAAGAACAACTTGGTATTGAAATGGAAAGG GATGACAATGATACGGTAACAGATTTCAGATCAAGGTTTGGCGAGAAATTATTGCTTGCTCAAGGTGTAAATATTACGGCTCTTGATAACGAAGATCTAAGATGTGGTGGTCTCGTCATGCTGCATAATATGACGAAACTCTCGCAACAACGACTGGAATCCTTATCAGCTGACTGTATGGTTCAAAAGTGTGATTTTAG AAAAGGAGGCCCAGACATATGCCCGCCAGATTACAAGGAAAGTGATGATAAAACATTctacatttatttctttttacgcTTCATGGGGACTATTATGTTATCAGCTGGCGTAACGATTATGGATCCCATAGCCTTAACTATGATACAAAAGTATGGAGGGGACTTTGGCAGAGAAAGGCTATTTTCTAGCATTGGGATGGCCATTTTTTCTCCTATCACAGGCATGCTTATAGATATGAGGAGTAAACAAGTCG GCTACACGGACTATTCAGCAGCTTTTTATACGTATGACGCCTTACTTCTGATATCAGCAATTACTGTTGCTGTAATGCCCCTTGGAGCTAAACTGCCAGCTGATAATTTATTACACGACTtagtgaatattataaaaatgcctcacattattatttttatattctttctttttgCTCTGGGAAACTTTTGGGGCTTTATcgaatcttatttatttttgtacttgaaGGAATTAGGGGCACCTAATTTTTTGCTAG GAATAACCGTGACCGTGGGCACGTTAAGCAGCATCCCGTTTCTCTACGGCGCAGACGCAATCACATCTCGGATTGGTCACGTCAACGTGATCATTGTCGCCTTCTTCTCTCATGCTGCGAGGCTCGTTGGTTATTCTTTTATAGA AAACTCCTGGTGGTGCTTTCCATTTGAAGCCATGGAATCGTTGTCTGTACATTTAATGTGGGTTGCAGCAGCGACCTACTGTGCGATGTTAGCTCCTAAGAACCTGTTGGCGACTCTGATTGGTGTCCTTGGAATGGCGCATTTCAGTTTAG GTAGAGGCAGCGGTAGTTTCGGTGGCGGCCTCCTAATTGCTTCTTTGGGTACAAGAGAAGCTTTCCGTTATATGGGGTTAATCGCTTTTCTTGGCGGTGTGCTGTATGGCCTGCTCCATTATTTTTGGCTGAGGAAAACAGCTATGACTGGTATTCGAGATGCCTGTGACCCTGATACTG AAAGCGGGGAAGGTGACAAGCTGAACGGCGAGCCATTACGCAAGGATGCAGAGACAATGGTATCGTTAGAGAGACTTCACATCATCACCCGCTTCAATCCACTTGGCTCTCTGCATTCGCTGTCGAGAAGCTCAAGGGCGAGG CTCTCTCAAGGCGACATCAACGAGCTTTGCCGAAGCCGCAGCGGAAGTAACAGCCAGCGACGCTGCAGCAATATCGAGATATCACCCAAAACTCCTCAGGGTTCAGCATCTAAGGTGGATCTGCTGCGTTCAGCACTAGAAATCAGCCACCAACAAGGCAAAGGACACATATCCAACCCTGTGCTGTCCAGTCAGAGCAGACCTACACATCAATACAAG CTTGCAAATAGCGCACCAAAGCTTACTCAGCGGAACAACATATCTCAGCCAGCGCTCGCGGAATACGACAGACGTCGGGATTCCATACCTGAAGAGGCCGAGGAAGACCGTTTAACGCCAGCACAGAAACCGGCCAAGACCAAAAGCGACAACATACCACCACCACCTACATATGACGAAGCGACCAGGGAAAAGCGAAAAAGTTGGCACTCTGATGACAGCGCTCCCACGTAA
- the LOC120633576 gene encoding apolipoprotein D-like, with translation MSVLRAIAVFLCGFFTLRLCRAQLVFPGACPDVAAMTDFDASRYLGKWYEAEKYFAAFEFGGRCITANYGLKDNGVVSVLNQQISTFTGMKSEIEGEAMQVSRSDEGKLSVRFPSLPVNVAAPYWIVDTDYDNYSLVWSCYDFGIFHTRNSWLLTRERNPPLDVLEKAYTSADKNNINRAYFMRTDQKNCPNDE, from the exons ATGTCTGTACTACGAGCGATAGCGGTGTTCCTCTGCGGGTTTTTTACGTTGCGGCTGTGCAGAGCCCAACTGGTGTTCCCTGGAGCATGCCCTGATGTAGCTGCTATGACTGACTTTGATGCAAGCAGA TACTTGGGAAAATGGTATGAAGCTGAGAAATATTTCGCTGCATTCGAATTCGGTGGGAGGTGTATCACTGCTAATTACGGCCTCAAGGACAATGGCGTAGTCAGTGTCCTCAATCAACAAATAAGCACATT TACGGGAATGAAGTCCGAAATAGAAGGAGAAGCTATGCAAGTAAGTCGTTCAGATGAGGGGAAACTATCTGTTCGGTTCCCGTCGCTTCCAGTCAACGTGGCTGCTCCGTACTGGATAGTAGACACAGATTACGACAACTATAGCCTGGTATGGAGCTGCTACGACTTCGGAATCTTCCATACAA GAAATTCTTGGCTGCTTACCAGAGAGAGGAATCCACCGTTGGACGTTCTAGAGAAAGCTTATACATCAGCCGATAAGAATAATATCAACCGCGCTTATTTCATGCGGACAGACCAGAAAAATTGTCCCAATGACGAATAA